A region of Allocoleopsis franciscana PCC 7113 DNA encodes the following proteins:
- a CDS encoding beta-propeller domain-containing protein yields the protein MGELGDRLAKMSPERRQYALETLPSHLAKASQFERLHRLLTDFDFIEAKLLALGVQLLIEDYDLATPSVSPNIPDDGKQKDEYHPSISPNGQRHKHHPPFVKGYLTHQAETKHCQLEADADRTRIKGNQKAKADTLKLIQGALRLSAHILAKDKTQLAGQLLGRLLSFEVPEIQTLLQQAKPQQTPWLRPLTSSLMPPGGALLRTLTGHTEAVQAVAVTPDSRWVISGSNDTTIKVWNLATGEELSTLTGHTKAVKAVAVTPDGQLLISGSSDKTLKVWDLTTGEERFTLTGHLGKIQAIAVTPDSQRVISAADDTTLKIWNLSTGEEVFALSGHLDSIQAIALTPDSKRVISGSDDTTLKIWHLKAKKKERSTLIAHSEAIQTIAVSPNGKWMISGSDDTTLKIWHLKTARELFTLTGHTQSVRAIAVTPDGKRLISGSYDKTLKVWNLKTGEELFTLIGHTGRVNAVAAIPNGTGVVSGANDKTIKVWNLDIKQKEQFTLVGYMGGVKAIATTQKWVISGSDDTTLKVWDWVTGKEHFTLTGHTSKIHAIAATENWIISGSEDSTLILWNLETREKFFTFTGHNGRVNAVDVTPDGQWVISGSYDKTLKVWNLETGEELFTLTGHKRGIDAIAVTPDGQRLISGSYDNTFKIWDLNSRRELFTLIGHRSGVCSLAVTADGNFLISGSYDKTIKVWDLKKRRQLFTLIGHTEPVLTVVVTPDGKRVLSGSWDKTFKVWDLESRQVIATFIGDGALLSCAVAPDGVTIVAGEASGRVHFLRLEEYRES from the coding sequence ATGGGTGAATTAGGCGATCGCTTAGCTAAAATGTCACCAGAAAGGCGACAGTACGCCTTGGAAACTTTACCGAGTCACTTGGCGAAGGCGTCTCAGTTTGAGCGATTGCACCGCTTACTCACAGATTTCGATTTTATTGAAGCTAAGCTTTTGGCTTTGGGAGTGCAACTTTTAATTGAGGATTATGACTTAGCCACCCCTTCAGTTTCTCCCAACATCCCGGACGACGGAAAACAAAAAGACGAATATCATCCCTCTATTTCTCCAAACGGACAACGACATAAGCATCATCCTCCTTTTGTTAAGGGATATCTAACCCATCAAGCAGAGACTAAACATTGCCAATTAGAAGCGGATGCGGATCGAACAAGGATAAAGGGAAATCAAAAGGCTAAAGCCGACACCTTAAAGTTAATTCAAGGAGCATTAAGACTCTCAGCCCACATTCTCGCCAAGGACAAAACTCAACTGGCAGGGCAATTACTGGGGCGTTTGCTGTCGTTTGAAGTCCCAGAAATTCAAACTCTGTTACAGCAGGCTAAACCCCAACAAACCCCCTGGCTACGTCCTTTAACTTCTAGCTTGATGCCTCCGGGCGGCGCATTGTTACGCACTCTCACAGGGCATACTGAGGCAGTACAAGCTGTTGCCGTGACACCCGATAGTCGGTGGGTGATTTCTGGGTCGAATGACACAACCATTAAAGTCTGGAATTTAGCAACCGGAGAGGAACTCTCAACCCTTACCGGACATACTAAAGCTGTCAAAGCCGTTGCCGTGACTCCAGATGGGCAACTCCTGATTTCCGGTTCCAGTGATAAAACGCTTAAAGTTTGGGATTTGACAACAGGAGAAGAACGGTTCACCCTGACAGGGCATCTCGGTAAAATACAAGCGATCGCAGTCACTCCCGATAGCCAACGGGTGATTTCCGCTGCTGATGACACCACGCTCAAAATATGGAATTTGTCAACAGGGGAGGAAGTATTTGCCCTCAGTGGTCATCTCGACTCTATCCAAGCGATCGCACTGACTCCTGATAGCAAGCGAGTGATTTCCGGTTCTGATGACACCACATTGAAAATCTGGCATCTCAAAGCCAAAAAAAAGGAACGTTCGACCCTGATTGCTCATTCCGAAGCGATACAAACAATCGCGGTTTCACCGAATGGTAAGTGGATGATTTCCGGTTCTGATGACACCACATTGAAAATCTGGCATCTGAAAACGGCGAGAGAACTGTTCACCCTAACCGGTCATACTCAATCAGTACGTGCGATCGCTGTAACCCCTGATGGCAAACGTCTGATTTCTGGGTCTTACGATAAGACACTCAAAGTCTGGAACCTGAAAACGGGAGAGGAACTGTTCACACTGATCGGTCATACTGGCAGGGTTAACGCCGTGGCGGCAATCCCTAACGGTACAGGAGTGGTTTCCGGGGCAAATGACAAGACGATTAAAGTTTGGAATTTAGACATTAAACAGAAAGAACAGTTCACACTTGTCGGCTATATGGGCGGTGTGAAGGCGATCGCCACAACACAAAAGTGGGTGATTTCCGGTTCCGATGACACGACGCTTAAAGTCTGGGACTGGGTAACGGGGAAAGAACACTTCACCCTGACAGGACATACCAGTAAAATTCATGCGATCGCAGCTACGGAAAATTGGATTATTTCTGGGTCAGAAGATAGCACGCTCATCCTTTGGAATCTGGAAACGAGAGAGAAATTTTTTACCTTTACCGGTCATAACGGTAGGGTTAATGCGGTAGACGTCACACCGGATGGTCAGTGGGTGATTTCTGGTTCTTATGATAAGACCCTTAAAGTTTGGAATTTAGAAACAGGAGAGGAACTCTTTACCCTCACGGGACATAAGAGAGGAATCGATGCGATCGCCGTAACTCCTGATGGTCAGCGCCTGATTTCCGGTTCCTATGACAATACATTTAAAATTTGGGATTTGAACAGTCGGCGAGAACTGTTTACCCTCATCGGTCATAGGAGTGGAGTCTGTTCTCTGGCAGTCACGGCTGATGGCAATTTCCTGATTTCTGGTTCTTATGATAAAACGATTAAAGTCTGGGATTTGAAAAAGAGAAGGCAATTATTCACCCTCATCGGTCATACTGAGCCGGTCTTAACGGTAGTGGTAACGCCAGATGGTAAGCGAGTGCTTTCAGGTTCTTGGGATAAGACATTTAAAGTTTGGGATTTGGAAAGCCGACAGGTTATTGCTACTTTCATCGGAGATGGTGCATTGTTGTCTTGTGCCGTTGCACCGGATGGGGTAACAATTGTGGCGGGTGAGGCGTCCGGACGAGTGCATTTTCTGCGCCTTGAAGAATATCGCGAGTCCTGA
- a CDS encoding protein kinase domain-containing protein has protein sequence MPRLENELCERVTPMLGKLLDRRYEVTQVLGAGGFGRTYLAQDTRRPGNPTCVVKQLKPLSSDPNFLETARRLFNSEAETLEQLGHHDQIPRLLAYFEEDQEFYLVQEFIEGHTLSQELQPGQRWEESRVMTLLEEVLGILDFVHSHGVIHRDIKPDNLIRRNSDHKLVLVDFGAVKQIRTQFAATQGRASNTVAIGTPGYMASEQALGQPRPTSDIYALGIIAIQALTGLMPINFQEDLSTGEILWQHLVPISRGLATILSKMVRYHFKDRYQSAAEALESLRLLNNTYSPPTPYPAVPRTPSANDAPPFGQREQVSPPPYPPASISERQTLAASPGVPPRQPVATPVSTPRGGSSDKMPLLVGIGMAIAVGAVGMAFALRDGSLSSNYSGNGTQVADTSPGRCTVASRGLNIRSGPKGSVVATVKQGTSLSLTGAEQNGWVEISAPKKGWVFNDSQYIKCTSANQTPIETAQVNPKPIETTVSPKPVETTVTQKPIETPQPKPSTTPPKPVDNSSKTLDTAADKYENGDLQGAIADARKVLPGSEAYKEAQAKIQKWQDDWKAAEAKYNELQKAVDEGDWKKVLIVTTDPKFFEQRYWRDKFTQLIEEAKKRKAEADAEANKNPTTPPEEPQQQKPLPDAKSSGNVSPTPAGETQDNPTNQ, from the coding sequence ATGCCAAGATTGGAAAATGAACTATGCGAGCGCGTCACCCCCATGTTAGGCAAGCTACTTGACAGGCGTTACGAAGTCACTCAAGTACTCGGTGCTGGTGGATTTGGTAGAACCTACCTGGCACAGGATACCAGGCGTCCTGGTAACCCAACTTGTGTTGTCAAGCAACTGAAGCCTCTGAGCAGCGATCCAAATTTTTTGGAAACAGCGCGACGTTTATTCAACAGCGAAGCTGAAACTCTGGAACAGCTAGGACATCACGACCAGATTCCTCGCCTTTTAGCTTATTTTGAGGAAGACCAAGAGTTCTACTTAGTGCAAGAGTTTATTGAAGGTCATACGCTTTCTCAAGAGCTGCAACCAGGGCAGCGGTGGGAAGAAAGCCGAGTTATGACGCTGCTCGAAGAAGTCTTGGGTATTTTAGACTTTGTCCACTCTCACGGCGTTATTCATCGCGATATCAAACCCGACAATCTGATCCGGCGCAACTCAGACCATAAATTAGTCTTAGTGGATTTTGGTGCGGTCAAACAAATCCGTACTCAGTTTGCGGCGACTCAGGGCAGAGCCAGCAACACTGTTGCCATCGGGACTCCTGGCTATATGGCAAGTGAACAGGCTCTAGGCCAGCCACGCCCTACTAGTGATATTTATGCATTAGGAATTATTGCGATCCAGGCTCTTACAGGTCTGATGCCCATTAATTTCCAAGAAGACCTCAGTACAGGCGAAATCCTCTGGCAGCACTTAGTGCCGATCAGCCGAGGGTTGGCAACGATCTTATCAAAGATGGTGCGCTATCACTTCAAAGACCGTTACCAGTCAGCGGCAGAAGCGTTAGAATCACTGCGCCTGCTGAACAATACTTACTCACCCCCTACTCCTTACCCTGCCGTCCCCAGGACTCCATCGGCAAATGATGCCCCTCCGTTCGGACAAAGGGAACAGGTATCGCCGCCACCTTATCCACCCGCCTCAATCTCAGAACGCCAAACTTTGGCAGCTAGTCCAGGAGTACCTCCCAGACAACCTGTTGCTACTCCAGTAAGTACTCCTAGAGGTGGTTCTTCTGATAAAATGCCCCTTCTGGTTGGCATCGGGATGGCGATCGCCGTCGGTGCAGTTGGCATGGCTTTCGCGCTGCGTGATGGTTCCTTGTCATCCAACTATAGTGGTAATGGGACTCAGGTGGCAGATACATCCCCAGGACGTTGCACAGTAGCTAGTAGGGGATTAAACATCCGCTCCGGACCCAAAGGCTCGGTCGTTGCCACGGTTAAGCAAGGTACCTCTCTTTCTCTCACTGGCGCAGAACAAAATGGCTGGGTGGAAATTAGCGCACCCAAGAAAGGATGGGTTTTTAACGATAGCCAATACATCAAATGTACCTCAGCGAATCAGACACCCATCGAGACGGCTCAAGTCAATCCAAAGCCGATTGAAACGACCGTGAGTCCAAAACCTGTGGAGACGACAGTAACTCAGAAACCAATTGAGACTCCCCAGCCGAAACCCTCAACGACCCCGCCAAAACCTGTTGATAACAGTTCCAAGACGTTAGACACAGCAGCGGATAAGTATGAGAATGGAGACTTGCAAGGCGCGATCGCTGACGCTCGGAAAGTCCTCCCAGGCAGTGAGGCTTATAAGGAAGCTCAAGCCAAAATTCAAAAGTGGCAGGACGATTGGAAAGCGGCTGAAGCCAAATATAACGAACTGCAAAAAGCTGTTGATGAAGGTGACTGGAAGAAGGTACTCATTGTAACAACTGATCCAAAGTTTTTTGAGCAACGCTATTGGCGAGACAAGTTTACTCAACTCATTGAGGAAGCTAAAAAAAGAAAAGCCGAAGCTGACGCCGAAGCGAACAAAAACCCAACCACTCCCCCTGAAGAACCCCAACAACAGAAGCCACTACCTGATGCCAAGTCATCAGGGAATGTTTCACCCACTCCCGCAGGGGAAACTCAGGACAACCCGACGAATCAATAA
- a CDS encoding DUF3007 family protein yields the protein MRRIDAIGIAFGVFAAGGIIYVLLQFAGLDSLKAGIWSQALLVGGLIGWLLTYLFRVSTKNMTYNQQVKDYKDAVLQKRFDEMTPEELAQLQAEIEQEQRSESPDR from the coding sequence ATGCGACGAATTGACGCGATTGGAATTGCCTTTGGTGTTTTTGCCGCTGGCGGAATCATCTATGTACTGTTACAGTTTGCTGGGCTGGATAGTCTGAAAGCAGGCATCTGGAGTCAGGCGTTACTGGTTGGCGGTTTGATTGGCTGGCTGTTGACCTATTTATTCCGAGTTAGCACCAAGAATATGACCTACAACCAACAAGTGAAAGACTATAAGGACGCTGTCCTGCAAAAGCGCTTCGACGAGATGACTCCTGAAGAACTAGCCCAACTGCAAGCAGAAATTGAACAGGAGCAACGTTCCGAGTCCCCTGATCGGTAA
- a CDS encoding class I SAM-dependent methyltransferase — protein sequence MSKKRDESLHSSSPAPGTGISSNYQMTQREAQIASRFNRQYQGEAFELPEEVEAMPIFQEWVGGTLTGKVASNFWEIAKPQKNQRCLDIGCGVSFLIYPWRDWDAYFYGQEISVVARDALNARGSQLNSKLFKGVALGTAQQLAYESGQFDLAIATGWSCYYPLDYWADVMTQVKRVLKPGGQFVFDILNPEQPLAEDWAVLEMYLGAEVFLEPIAEWENVIKAAGAKVARRQSGELFDLYVVRWS from the coding sequence ATGTCGAAAAAGCGCGATGAGTCGTTACACAGTTCTAGCCCAGCCCCAGGGACTGGTATTTCCTCAAATTACCAGATGACTCAGCGAGAGGCACAGATAGCGTCTCGTTTTAATCGACAGTATCAGGGTGAAGCCTTTGAACTGCCGGAGGAAGTGGAGGCGATGCCCATTTTTCAGGAGTGGGTGGGGGGAACCCTGACGGGTAAAGTTGCTTCAAATTTTTGGGAAATTGCGAAACCTCAAAAGAATCAGCGTTGTTTGGATATTGGTTGTGGGGTTAGCTTTTTGATTTATCCCTGGCGGGATTGGGATGCCTATTTTTATGGTCAGGAAATTAGTGTTGTGGCACGGGATGCCCTGAATGCCAGAGGTTCTCAGTTGAACTCGAAGCTGTTCAAGGGGGTGGCATTGGGGACGGCACAACAGTTGGCTTATGAATCTGGGCAATTTGATTTAGCGATCGCAACAGGATGGAGTTGCTATTACCCCCTTGATTATTGGGCTGATGTGATGACCCAAGTCAAGCGGGTACTGAAGCCGGGGGGGCAATTTGTGTTTGATATCCTTAATCCAGAGCAACCACTAGCCGAGGATTGGGCTGTTTTGGAAATGTATCTGGGTGCGGAGGTGTTTTTAGAACCTATTGCTGAGTGGGAAAATGTGATTAAAGCCGCAGGCGCTAAGGTGGCGAGGCGACAATCAGGTGAGTTGTTTGACTTGTACGTAGTTCGTTGGTCTTGA
- a CDS encoding sensor histidine kinase, which produces MMDVTERKSVEDQLKKCEAHLVAAQRIAHFGIWELDVRSQQLMWSEEKFRIFGLDPAGPQPTYTQLIEMMHPDDRDSFEQSVYRALTHGESYEVVFRIKRPNGQIRHIETKGEAILNSAGQVIQLFGTVVDITERKQVEEETLKALQRERELSEAKSRFIAMTSHEFRTPLTTIQSSVDLLRRYSDRLLQEKRLEHLSRISSAIEQMNSMVEDVLLLSEAEAGNLQLQPAPVDLVQLCRSLVSELIVADRNQHNITFTPMGECKVELSDTTSLEHEPASSMVYFLDEKLVRYILINLLGNALKYSPPGSAVQLDLTGHPDKVVFRIQDEGIGIPSKDMPRLFESFHRASNVAATQGTGLGLALVKQCVDLQRGHISVDSFVGKGSTFTVTLPSLHSIGVQD; this is translated from the coding sequence ATGATGGATGTTACTGAGCGCAAGAGTGTAGAAGATCAACTGAAAAAGTGTGAAGCTCATCTGGTTGCGGCACAAAGAATTGCCCATTTCGGAATCTGGGAGTTGGATGTGCGATCGCAGCAGTTGATGTGGTCAGAGGAAAAGTTCCGCATTTTTGGTCTTGACCCCGCAGGTCCCCAACCCACTTATACCCAACTCATCGAGATGATGCATCCCGATGACCGAGACAGTTTTGAGCAATCCGTCTATCGAGCACTCACCCATGGGGAATCCTACGAAGTCGTCTTTCGGATCAAGCGACCGAATGGTCAAATCCGGCATATCGAGACTAAGGGAGAAGCTATTCTTAACAGCGCTGGGCAAGTTATCCAACTGTTCGGAACAGTAGTAGATATTACTGAACGCAAGCAGGTGGAGGAAGAGACGTTAAAGGCACTTCAGCGGGAACGAGAACTCTCAGAAGCCAAGTCACGCTTTATCGCTATGACCTCTCACGAGTTCCGCACTCCTCTCACAACAATACAGTCTTCTGTAGACTTGCTCAGACGTTATTCAGACCGCCTCTTACAGGAAAAACGATTGGAGCATTTAAGCCGCATCTCTAGTGCGATCGAGCAGATGAACTCGATGGTAGAGGATGTCTTGCTCCTTTCCGAGGCCGAAGCGGGCAACTTGCAACTTCAACCCGCTCCTGTAGACTTAGTGCAACTGTGTCGCTCTTTGGTTAGTGAACTAATCGTAGCGGATAGAAATCAACACAACATTACATTCACTCCGATGGGAGAGTGTAAAGTGGAGCTTTCTGACACGACCTCACTGGAGCATGAACCAGCCAGCTCCATGGTGTATTTTCTCGATGAAAAGCTTGTTCGATACATCCTCATAAATCTCCTGGGTAACGCCCTCAAGTACTCTCCCCCAGGAAGCGCCGTCCAATTAGACCTAACTGGTCATCCTGACAAAGTGGTCTTTCGGATTCAAGACGAGGGAATTGGCATTCCCTCCAAAGATATGCCCCGATTATTTGAGTCCTTCCACCGGGCATCTAACGTAGCTGCCACTCAAGGGACGGGTTTAGGACTAGCGCTCGTCAAACAGTGTGTGGACTTGCAAAGAGGCCATATATCTGTCGATAGCTTTGTGGGCAAGGGTTCGACCTTTACCGTCACGCTACCCTCGCTCCACTCTATTGGGGTTCAGGATTGA
- the pyrE gene encoding orotate phosphoribosyltransferase → MIDSLQPSPDSSTTIDLTQQRQFLLDLLCQLAYKEGDFVLSSGQRSFYYINGKQVTLHPQGALAIGRLLLSSLPLDTAGVAGLTLGADPIVSAVSVVSALENRPIPALIIRKEAKGHGTMAYIEGPSLPPGAKVVVLEDVVTTGQSALKAVERLKDAGYSVEQVMALVDRQQGGAELYESTGLKFQTLFTIQELQQRYKQLQA, encoded by the coding sequence ATGATTGACTCACTTCAACCCTCACCGGACTCCAGCACTACCATTGATTTAACTCAACAGCGTCAATTCCTGTTGGATTTATTGTGCCAACTGGCTTATAAAGAGGGGGATTTTGTTCTCTCGTCAGGACAGCGAAGTTTCTATTACATCAATGGCAAGCAAGTTACGCTCCATCCCCAAGGAGCCTTAGCGATTGGGCGTCTGCTATTATCCTCTCTGCCCTTGGATACCGCAGGGGTTGCTGGTTTGACCCTAGGGGCTGACCCGATTGTGAGTGCTGTCAGTGTTGTGTCAGCGCTTGAAAATCGACCCATCCCAGCGCTGATTATCCGTAAAGAAGCCAAAGGGCATGGCACAATGGCCTATATTGAAGGACCGAGTCTGCCCCCTGGGGCGAAGGTGGTGGTTTTAGAAGATGTTGTGACCACTGGGCAATCCGCACTGAAGGCTGTCGAGCGTCTCAAGGATGCCGGTTACAGCGTGGAACAGGTAATGGCGTTAGTGGATCGACAACAAGGTGGTGCCGAGTTGTACGAGTCAACCGGACTGAAATTTCAGACCTTGTTTACGATTCAAGAACTCCAACAGCGGTATAAACAGCTACAGGCTTAA
- a CDS encoding protein kinase domain-containing protein has product METTLAGHYQVVEPLGMGGFGQTFLAKDMHLPGNPLCVVKQLKPRDSDSATLAIAQRLFEREAEMLYRLGEHDQIPRLLAHFEQEGKFYLVQDYIEGQTLEKELAHRKTLSEASVMRILQDILQVLTFVHQQNVIHRDIKPANLIRRNRDGKIVLIDFGAVKQVRHQARYTPQQTSLTIPIGSPGYMPSEQQASNPHFSSDIYAVGMVCLQSLTGLSPRKLPQDANTGELGCKLVSDRAYISPDLAAILDKMVRYDYRQRYKNASEALEALEQLFDRTEPDSIESSTLIAPTCPPPSSSGEELETQGIPLPFQSLITDKTEGFVGRNYVFEAIEEFLQHEACGYFIIEADPGVGKSAILAEYVKRTRCVAHFNVRSQGINRAEEFLKCVCTQLIERYKLPYSLPLTPEHTRDGNFLARLLNEISRLDTSVDDTYATTTLSTGTKSTSKLVIVVDALDEVDLSSQTPGANVLYLPASLPHNVYFILTKRMTPVPLVVNHHRVFELMQYAAESLQDAKTYIRCRVQQSEALQIWIGNQELTVEAFVTILAEKSDHNFMYLRYVLPAIESGTYQDLSIENLPEGLEQYYYQHWQNMGMTAKPLPRTKIKIVYVLAEARKPVSRQLISEFSGEDALTVQEVLDEWQQFLREQRLDGETGYSIYHTSFQDFLHCQDIVQAAGITIQGINAMIADNLAQELGL; this is encoded by the coding sequence ATGGAAACCACACTAGCGGGTCATTATCAGGTTGTCGAACCCTTGGGGATGGGGGGATTTGGTCAAACCTTTCTGGCTAAAGACATGCATTTACCTGGGAACCCCTTGTGTGTCGTTAAGCAACTCAAACCTAGAGATAGCGATTCCGCAACCTTGGCTATAGCGCAACGCTTATTTGAGCGTGAGGCGGAAATGTTATACCGATTAGGCGAACATGACCAAATTCCTCGCCTTTTAGCTCACTTTGAACAAGAGGGAAAGTTTTATTTAGTCCAAGATTATATAGAAGGTCAAACGTTAGAAAAAGAACTGGCTCACCGCAAAACGTTAAGCGAAGCCTCCGTCATGCGGATTTTGCAAGATATCTTGCAAGTATTAACCTTTGTCCATCAACAAAATGTCATTCATCGCGATATTAAACCCGCTAATTTAATTCGACGTAATAGAGATGGCAAGATTGTTCTGATTGATTTTGGCGCGGTTAAACAAGTTCGGCACCAGGCGCGTTATACTCCCCAACAAACCAGCCTCACCATTCCCATTGGTTCTCCTGGCTATATGCCTAGCGAACAACAAGCTTCTAATCCCCACTTTAGTAGTGATATTTATGCTGTAGGGATGGTTTGTCTGCAATCTTTGACCGGATTATCTCCTAGAAAACTACCGCAAGATGCCAACACGGGTGAGTTGGGTTGTAAGTTAGTCAGCGATCGCGCTTATATTAGCCCGGATTTAGCCGCTATTTTAGATAAAATGGTGCGCTATGACTATCGCCAACGTTACAAAAATGCCAGCGAAGCACTGGAAGCCTTAGAACAATTGTTTGATCGTACAGAACCCGATTCGATTGAATCGTCAACTCTAATTGCTCCAACCTGTCCACCTCCATCCTCAAGCGGCGAGGAACTAGAAACTCAAGGGATTCCCCTGCCTTTTCAATCTCTCATTACCGATAAAACCGAAGGATTTGTCGGACGAAATTATGTGTTTGAGGCGATTGAAGAGTTCTTGCAGCATGAAGCTTGCGGCTATTTTATTATTGAAGCTGACCCCGGTGTGGGAAAAAGTGCAATCCTTGCCGAGTACGTCAAGCGGACACGATGTGTGGCACACTTTAATGTGCGATCGCAAGGCATCAATCGGGCTGAAGAATTCTTGAAATGCGTCTGCACTCAACTGATTGAACGCTACAAACTCCCCTATTCGCTCCCCTTAACCCCTGAACATACTCGCGATGGCAACTTCTTAGCACGGCTGTTGAATGAAATTAGCAGGCTAGACACGAGTGTAGACGATACCTATGCCACGACAACCCTAAGTACAGGAACAAAATCGACTTCTAAATTAGTGATTGTCGTTGATGCCTTAGATGAAGTGGATTTGAGTAGCCAGACGCCCGGTGCAAATGTCCTGTATCTCCCCGCCTCTTTACCCCATAACGTTTACTTTATCCTAACCAAACGCATGACACCCGTCCCCTTGGTGGTGAACCACCATCGTGTGTTTGAGTTAATGCAGTATGCGGCAGAGAGTTTACAAGATGCCAAAACCTATATTCGATGCCGTGTTCAACAAAGTGAGGCTTTACAGATATGGATTGGCAATCAGGAATTGACGGTTGAGGCTTTTGTGACCATCTTAGCTGAGAAAAGCGATCACAATTTCATGTACTTGCGCTATGTATTGCCAGCCATTGAAAGCGGTACTTACCAAGATTTAAGCATCGAGAATTTACCGGAAGGATTGGAGCAATATTACTACCAACATTGGCAAAATATGGGCATGACAGCCAAACCCCTGCCCCGAACCAAGATTAAGATTGTCTATGTTTTAGCAGAAGCCCGAAAACCCGTCTCCCGTCAGTTAATTTCCGAATTTTCCGGGGAGGATGCCTTGACAGTGCAAGAAGTATTGGATGAATGGCAGCAGTTTTTGCGCGAACAACGCCTTGATGGAGAGACTGGGTACAGCATCTATCACACGAGTTTCCAGGATTTTCTGCATTGCCAAGATATCGTACAGGCGGCTGGGATCACGATACAGGGAATTAATGCGATGATTGCCGATAACTTAGCACAAGAATTGGGGCTGTAA
- the ndhL gene encoding NAD(P)H-quinone oxidoreductase subunit L yields MLVALLYLALSGVYLLVVPAALYLYLQKRWYIASSFERGFMYFLVFFFFPGLLLLSPFLNFRPKRRQIQA; encoded by the coding sequence ATGCTTGTTGCACTGCTGTACCTGGCCTTGAGCGGAGTCTACCTTTTAGTCGTTCCTGCCGCTCTGTATCTCTATCTACAAAAACGGTGGTATATTGCTAGCTCCTTTGAGCGGGGTTTTATGTACTTCCTCGTGTTCTTTTTCTTTCCCGGTTTGTTGCTCCTGAGTCCCTTCCTGAACTTTCGCCCTAAGCGGCGTCAGATTCAGGCATAA